The window CACAAAGAATCCTCACTATAGTGACGTATTGTATGTCGAAGAACTGGTTGGAGCGGACACAGTCAACACAATTCCGCCCGCAACTCTAGCCGCTTTTCGCGATCACGGACACCCACGTTCCAGCCTCCGCCAAGACCTTGATGCTGCGCAAGAAACGATGCAGAATCTGCAGCAGGCAAACATTTCTCTAGAGCGAGTGACCGATCAGCTGCTCACTGAGGGCGTACAGCTTTTTAGAGATGCCTTTGACCAGTTGTTGAGCGTGGTGGAGCAGCAACGGGAAGCGAGGTTGGGAAATAAGCTCGATCAGCTGACCTACAAGCTTCCTGAAGGGCTCAATACTGCAGTACAAGCGTCACTTCAGGATTGGCAGGTCAACGGCAAGATTCGCCGCTTGTGGGCGCAGGATGCCACCCTGTGGACCGGAGCAGATGAGAACCGCTGGCTCGGTTGGCTGGGCATTACCGAAGATCAATTGGCGCACCTTGAGCGCTTGAAGCTACTAGCCGCAGAGGTGCAAGATTTAAAGTTCTCCCATGTTGTGCTGCTGGGGATGGGTGGGTCATCGCTCTGCCCCATTGTGATGAAGGCGACCTTTGGAAAAGTAGAAGGCTATCCGGAATTGTTGGTGCTTGATTCAACTGACCCAGCCCAAATCAAAACTCTGGAGAACCAAATCAATTTAACGACCACTCTGTTCATTGTCTCCAGTAAATCTGGCAGCACACTAGAGCCAAACATTTTCAAGCAATACTTCTTCGATCGAGTGCAGCAGATTTTGGGTGCAGAATCCGCAGGCAATCGCTTTATTGCGATTACTGATCCAGATTCCAAACTACAACACATTGCGGCAGGCGATGACTTTCGGCATATTTTCGCGGGCGTGTCTAGTATTGGTGGTCGATACTCTGCTTTGTCTAACTTTGGCATGGTGCCTGCGGCAGCAATGGGTGTAGATGTCGCAAAGTTTCTCAACCACGCTGAGGAAATGGTGCATTCCTGTGCGCCCTCGGTTCCAGCTAAGGACAACCCTGGCGTGGTTTTGGGAACAATTTTAGGGCAGGCAGCAAATCAAGGACAAGATAAGGTTACTTTCATTAGTTCTCCAGGCGTTGAGAGTTTGGGCGCATGGCTAGAGCAATTGCTAGCAGAGTCCACCGGCAAAGATGGTAAAGGCATTATCCCAATTGACTGGGAGCCGATTGGTTCACCCACCGTTTACGGTAATGACCGTCTCTTCGTTTATATCCGCTTAGAATCGGCTCCTGAAGCGACTCAAGATGCTGCTGTCGCCGCATTAGAGCAAGCAGGACACCCCGTTGTTCGGATTGCAATTGCCGACCCTTACCAATTGGGGCAGGAATTCTTCCGCTGGGAAATTGCCACTGCGGTGGCAGGTTCAATCATCGGCATTCATGCCTTCAACCAGCCAGATGTTGAAGCCAGCAAAATTGCAACGCGCCAACTTACAACTGAATACGAAAAGACTGGATTACTCCCTGCGGAAACACCAATCGCAATTGAAGCTGGCATTCAGCTATATACCGATCCTAAAAATGCGGCAGCCCTTGCTCAGGCAGCGCGTAGTGATCGTTCTTTGGGCGGCTATCTACGTGCTCACTTAGCTCACCTCCAGCCTGGAGACTACTTCGCATTGCTGGCCTATATTGAGATGAACAGCCAGCACGCCACACAACTGCAAGAGATTCGTCAGTCGATTCGAGATGCAAAACAAGTCGCAACCTGTCTCGGCTTTGGTCCCCGTTTCTTGCACTCCACCGGGCAAGCCTACAAAGGAGGACCCAATACCGGAGTTTTTCTACAAATTACCTGCGACGATGCAATTGACTTAGCTGTACTAGGACAGGAATATAGCTTTGGAGTAGTTAAAGCGGCTCAAGCACGCGGTGACTTTCAAGTGCTAGCAGAGCGCGATCGGCGGGCATTGCGAGTGCATTTAGCAGATGTTGAGGCAGGATTGGCAACCCTAAAACACTTGATTCAACAGAGCTTAGTTTAGAAGGCAAAAGAGCTATTCACCCTGCAGAAACATCAATTTCTCTGTGGTTATACCCTGCCTTCGAAGATTTCTTGCAGATTAGCCTTGTCTAAACTGCAGTGCTGAAAGGTCAAGCTTTGAGCCGCTCAAGCTAAAAGCAACCTATTGCAGGCAAAGGGAAGAGCTAAAAGGATTACTACTTTACCCCTTGCCCTTTGCCCCTTTCTCATTTCTAAACAATAAGGAGAAGCAAGTATGCAACTTGGAGTCATTGGATTGGGACGTATGGGCGCAAATATTGTGCGGCGGTTGCTGCGCGATGGGCATGAATGCGTCGTGTTCAACCGCACACCCAGCAAAGTAAAACAGCTTGCGTCCGAAGGTGCGAAAGGGGCTTATACGCTCGACGATCTTGTACAGAAACTCGACAAGCCACGAGCTATTTGGCTAATGGTACCGGCTGGAGATCCAACTGAACAGATGGTAATGGAACTGGCTCAAAAGCTTGAGCCGGGAGACATTCTAATCGACGGTGGTAACTCCTACTACATTGACGATATTCGACGGGCAAAAGCACTGAAATCCAATGGAATTGATTACGTTGATATCGGTACCAGTGGCGGTGTGTGGGGACTAGAGCGAGGTTATTGCATGATGATTGGGGGACCGGAAGCTGCGGTTCAACACCTTGACCCCATCCTTAAAACACTGGCACCAGGATTAGGTACAATCTCCCGCACACCGGGTCGGGAAACTGTAGGCGGTACGGCGGAACAAGGCTATTTACACTGTGGTTCCAATGGTGCAGGGCACTTCGTCAAGATGGTGCATAACGGCATCGAATACGGTGTGATGGCAGCTTATGCAGAAGGCTTGAATATTCTGCATCATGCCAACGTGGGCAAGCAGCAACGGGCTGCCAACGCAGAAACCACTCCGTTACGCGAGCCAGCACACTACCAGTACGACTTCAATCTGCCAGACGTTGCCGAGGTCTGGCGGCGTGGCAGCGTCATTGCCTCTTGGCTGCTGGATTTAACAGCGATCGCACTCCTCGAGCAACCCAATTTAGCGAAGTTTACAGGTCGGGTGTCTGATTCTGGCGAAGGACGCTGGACAATCACTGCCGCGCTCGATGAAGGCACGCCTGCGCCAGTCCTCAGTGCTGCTCTCTATCAACGATTTAGCTCCAGAGGCGAAGACGAATTTGCCGCTAAGCTTTTGTCTGCGATGCGCTACCAGTTTGGCGGACATGTTGAAGAACAGGCGGAGATTGGAGCATGACCAGTGCGGCTATATCCCATCTCCCAACTGAAGCCTCCGTTCGTCCAGCGGAACCTTGCACGATCGTGATTTTCGGTGCAGCAGGAGATTTAACCAAGCGTTTATTGATGCCT of the Leptolyngbya sp. FACHB-261 genome contains:
- a CDS encoding bifunctional transaldolase/phosoglucose isomerase translates to MTSTLIATANPLQALQTYGQSVWLDYIRRNLITSGELQRMVDAGEIWGVTSNPAIFQKAIAGSTDYDEALKTLEQKHDRNPMALYEAFAIEDIQATADILRPVYEKTNKRDGYVSLEVSPYLAHNTEETITEAHRLWLAVDRPNLMIKVPATPAGIPAIQQLIGDGININVTLLFSKAVYEQVANAYIAGLEALVAKGGTVSHVASVASFFVSRIDTAIDNQIAAQLKVMTHKETRQLLQTIQGKIAIANAKVTYQRYQELYRSDRWQALAAQGAQTQRLLWASTGTKNPHYSDVLYVEELVGADTVNTIPPATLAAFRDHGHPRSSLRQDLDAAQETMQNLQQANISLERVTDQLLTEGVQLFRDAFDQLLSVVEQQREARLGNKLDQLTYKLPEGLNTAVQASLQDWQVNGKIRRLWAQDATLWTGADENRWLGWLGITEDQLAHLERLKLLAAEVQDLKFSHVVLLGMGGSSLCPIVMKATFGKVEGYPELLVLDSTDPAQIKTLENQINLTTTLFIVSSKSGSTLEPNIFKQYFFDRVQQILGAESAGNRFIAITDPDSKLQHIAAGDDFRHIFAGVSSIGGRYSALSNFGMVPAAAMGVDVAKFLNHAEEMVHSCAPSVPAKDNPGVVLGTILGQAANQGQDKVTFISSPGVESLGAWLEQLLAESTGKDGKGIIPIDWEPIGSPTVYGNDRLFVYIRLESAPEATQDAAVAALEQAGHPVVRIAIADPYQLGQEFFRWEIATAVAGSIIGIHAFNQPDVEASKIATRQLTTEYEKTGLLPAETPIAIEAGIQLYTDPKNAAALAQAARSDRSLGGYLRAHLAHLQPGDYFALLAYIEMNSQHATQLQEIRQSIRDAKQVATCLGFGPRFLHSTGQAYKGGPNTGVFLQITCDDAIDLAVLGQEYSFGVVKAAQARGDFQVLAERDRRALRVHLADVEAGLATLKHLIQQSLV
- the gnd gene encoding phosphogluconate dehydrogenase (NAD(+)-dependent, decarboxylating), whose protein sequence is MQLGVIGLGRMGANIVRRLLRDGHECVVFNRTPSKVKQLASEGAKGAYTLDDLVQKLDKPRAIWLMVPAGDPTEQMVMELAQKLEPGDILIDGGNSYYIDDIRRAKALKSNGIDYVDIGTSGGVWGLERGYCMMIGGPEAAVQHLDPILKTLAPGLGTISRTPGRETVGGTAEQGYLHCGSNGAGHFVKMVHNGIEYGVMAAYAEGLNILHHANVGKQQRAANAETTPLREPAHYQYDFNLPDVAEVWRRGSVIASWLLDLTAIALLEQPNLAKFTGRVSDSGEGRWTITAALDEGTPAPVLSAALYQRFSSRGEDEFAAKLLSAMRYQFGGHVEEQAEIGA